From the Onychostoma macrolepis isolate SWU-2019 chromosome 13, ASM1243209v1, whole genome shotgun sequence genome, the window TGTTCTTTCTTCCCTTGGGCTTTGCACTGAAGGTAAAAGGAAGTTGTTTTCTCTTATAAGCTTCTTGAGACATTCTGAAGGTGTTTCTTTTGTCcagctgactgtacattatcctgtgttattttagtattaattaCATACTATTGTAGTATTAACATTCTAATTGGCTTCTGTCTTTAGTTTGTTATATGCTCTCTAGACTATAtaagtaaatgtttttatttctatatagctGTATTTGTTCggtttgtaattttaatattttaatttagctttttGATTGctgaaaataattttgaattcattaaaaatcaaaGTATTAGTTctgattaataataacaataccgCTTATTACACAGCAAccttccaaataaataaatatatacgaTTATGATAAATTGATTTGAGTTTAcgttatattttattatgtttgaaGAAGTAGGTGGCCTGGAACCAAGGACAGTTTAGCAGTCattatacagaaatatttaACCACCtcgactgaccaatcagaattaaGGTTTTCAGAAAGCAGTGTAATATTTAGGCACTGTTGCATAATTAATTTTGAATGAaatgtttcatattaaaatgtctTTCCTTTCTTCTTCCAAGGCTTTAGTGGACTTCTCAGATTACCAGATCTACCAGGAACTGATTAAAGGTCGAGAGGAGAACTCTTTCTACAAAAGCTGTGTCTCAGAAATGCTGCGTATGGTCATGGACCAGGGCTGCATGACTAAAGCCAAGGTGCTTAATTACCTGGGCGAGCGTTTCCGGGTCAAACTCCTCCTCCCAGACTGGTTCACTCACGAGCAGTGCGCTCACTTCTTGTTAGAGTAAGTTTGAGATGTTATTGATCACGACTTGATCAAATGAAAATTGATTTTACAtcacagtatttatataaacactttttaaacAACTTCCATCAAATGTGGCATTTTTCATAGTGTTCTCCTTCTGTTTGCAGTGAATGTCTGTGTATTCACCTGAAGTCAGATGTGGAGAAGTTCTACATGTTGTGTCTGATGACGCGAAAGCTCTTCAGCTTTGCTAAGCAGGAGTGTATGGAGGAAAACCCTGACAGTCTGATGTTCCAAGAGGTTCTCACACCAGGCCAGCTCTACCTCATGTTCCTAAAAGTAAGATCAACGTTATTATTTGTTCACCTGTCTGTGTGTAGGGCAGCCGTGGTGTCTATACTCATTTTCATATACAcctcaaaaatttggggtcggtaagatttaaaaaaataaataaatctctcaTGCTCAGCaggcctgcatttatttgataaaaaaatcttgaaatattattacaatttcagataactgttttcagttttagtacattttaaaatgtaatttattcctgtgatgaaaagctgaattttcagcatcattactccagtctcacatgacccttcagaaatcttcattctcattctaatatgctgatttactacaacaaaacatttcttcttattatcaaggtttaaaagtttctttttggaaatatttctttttaacattattagtGTCTCTACTACAACttttaagcaaaaataaatcctgactgggaaataaataaataaaaatagtgctAACCCCAAATTTTGTGTAGTGTATATACTGCCACAAGTGCATAATGTAGAATACCTACAGTATAGATAGAACTTTTTGTGCAATGATTTTCCAAAGCTGTTCTGAATGCTCTTCAGGAGAAAATGGCCGGCTGGTTGGTATCGGTAAAACTGTCCTTGGACAAGAGAGGTCACCGAGTGGGAGGACTGACTGCAGAGAGTATGACCAAACTCTTCAACACGAGCACAGATCTCACCAGAGCCTTTGAGTATCTTTTAGCCACAGGAAACCTCCAGTCCAAGACGGGTATGACACTGGCATCGCAACTAATAGTCACAGAACTGAAGTGCATTCACAGGCAGTGAGTGTTTTAATAATAGCTAACATTTATCTTTTTAACCCCAGGTCTGGGCATGCTGCAGGACACCGGACTGTGTGTTGTGGCAGATAAGCTGAACTTCATCCGTTACCTGTCTCATTTCCGCTGCGTGCACAGAGGAGCTGCCTTCGCTAAGATGAGGACCACATCTGTGAGGAAGCTGCTGCCGGAGTCCTGGGGTTTCCTGTGCCCCGTTCACACTCCTGACGGAGAACCATGCGGGCTTATGAACCACCTGACGGCCCACTGCGAGATTGTGGCCCCAATGCATCCCACAACAACCCTGCCTGCCCTGCTCTGCTCTCTaggtaaataacattttattcaagCTCCTCCATTGTTAAACAAGGCCATCAGTAAACAATTCAGAAATTATATAATGCCTTTAAGGCTGCATGATCAATCCAAATGAATCCATAACCACTATATGAATAGTGTGATTATCAAATCGCACAaactgtaatgtgtgtgtgtgtatacatacctACAAGCATTTGGGAACGTAACATATGACAACCATCTTCCTAAACATGTAATGAGAAGCACTTATAAACCGGCTTTTGGCAACAAAAGATTTAAGGCCTTCTGCAGTTTGCTGATATAAAAGTTTGATggattaatgtttaaaaatgaataaatgaagacAGCTGGTTTGTATATTGGTATTGTAACCTTGCAGTtgtactataaaatatattttcactcttttttttttccttcaaattttaatattaaatgtttcttaattATATAAAGAACACAGAAAGCTAAGAGCATCGCATTTTTAAACCGCAACCACAGTTTTTAATCatggaaaagaaagaaaaacgcaATTAGATATTTTTTCCCCTGAAATCATGCAGTGCTACCTACCTATTAATTGTATGTTTACTATTTAAATCGTTTTTCTCCATCACCAGGTGTAACTGCAGCAGACGGGAGCCCCGGTCAGCCGTATTCGGACTGTTATCCTGTCATACTGGACGGGGCCATGATTGGCTGGGTGGAAAAAGAAGTGGCACCGTCAGTCATCGAATCTCTTCGCAGATTTAAGGTGggtaattgtttgttttttttcagtagtTTAATTATCCTTGATGAACCTCAGAGTTATTTATGTTGatagttttataaaataattaaaatatatatatagtataaatctgaacatttgtGTCACCTGCAGGTGCTGGGAGAGAGAAAAATTGCACCCTGGACTGAGATCGTCCTGGTTCCTCAGACGGGTAAAGCCAGCTTGTACCCAGGCCTCTATCTGTTCACCACACCCTGTCGCATGGTGCGGCCCGTCCGGAACCTTGGCCTGGGCAAACAGGAGCTTATTGGCACCTTTGAACAGGTGAGAAGAGAGAACctattttacagaaaatttgTTCTCACTTAAGTACCACTGTTAATTAGTAGAAAAAAATCTGTTGGACTTCTGCAGAAGATGAAAAAAATCCCATATACTTCCTTTAATCACTTCtgactgttttatattttactggAGCTTTTAAACTGCTTCAGATTCTTATGTCCTAGCAATGACCTcaaatacttcagaaatcacaTTTTAGCAACCTTGCTATATAATTACTTCTAAAGCTTTGTCAAGCATACATTCAAAATGTGAGAGCCCAACAGGCGGGATCTGTAAGTAAAAAGCCCATATGGGAACTGATTTTTAACGATTACCTATAAATCGGTAAAGACAGATATACTGTGAGCTAGCAGGTTGTTAATCAGTGCTTTTGTTAAAGCTGTCAGtctgcattattttattttttttttaataatttgacagCAGAATTCTTGGTGAAAAAACTTCATCACCCATGATTCTGCAAAGATATCCATTAATCAGAGAATCAAAACGAGCAAGTCTTTAGCGCACACTcactcccatcatgcattgcaaATGACATAATAGTCAGTCTCCTACGCTTTCAAACTACCTAAATGCATTAAACGTAAAATATAGTGTTTCTGTATACACAGTCAATATTTTTCTATTAGTagtttttaatttgctttatgGCATTATAGGTTTTTCTATCATTAAAGCCTGTAAGTACACAGttttgcattctgttttctgcAACCTCTGAATGTTTCTTTGTGTTCAGGTGTATCTGAACGTGGGCATCTTCGAGGAAGAGCTGGAGCAGGGAGTGACCACGCACCAAGAGCTGTTTCCTCACAGCATGTTGAGTGTGGTGGCAGAATTCATCCCGTTCTCTGATCACAATCAGAGCCCCAGAAACATGTACCAGTGTCAGATGAGTAAGAATCTCGTGTCCttattttatgaattatgtcaaaataaatTCTGTCAAAGCATGTCAACTAAGACATAATCCTATCATAGGTAAACAGACAATGGGCTTCCCACTGCATTCATACCAGGAACGATCAGACAATAAACTGTACCGTCTGCAGACCCCTCAGAGTCCTCTGGTCAGACCCGCAATGTACGATCACTACGACATTGATAATTACCCTATTGGCACCAACGCGATAGTGGCTGTCATTTCATACACTGGCTATGATATGGAAGACGCTATGGTAAGCGTAGCTTCCATGATTGCGCTTGCTCCAAAACAttcttttgcatttgttaatatttagtgtttttatttgtccTCAGATCGTCAATAAGTCTTCATGGGAGCGTGGCTTTGCTCATGGTTCGGTTTATAAGACTGAGCTCATAGACCTGTCTGAGAAGGTCAAAGGTGATGACAGCATTGTGTTTGGGGTGAAGCCAGGTGACCCCAAAGTAATGGACAGGCTGGACGCAGACGGATTGCCGTTTATCGGCTCCACGCTGAACTATGGAGACCCTTACTACAGCTACATCAATCTTAATACCGGCCAGAGTTATGTGACCTTCTACAAGTAAGacattactttttatattactatattattaatacatttgttattttattatgcgcttttgtctttttttttttttttttttttgtacgtttcttttcatttaatatttatattttatttcagatttagttaaattaacaaaaaacaagttttaatagTTTGTTAACAATAACACAGCTGTAATGTAtggaaataacattttagttgaCAAGGgtcaaaatgtatatatttattaaatgtatcaaCATTTAAACAATACTAAAAGTATTGTAGTACGATACCTTAGTCTTTACttgcttttaattatttttagctCATctaatttatactttttatcAGTAAGCTTAATTATCTGTAATTTTGATGTAATTCTATTAATTACAAAagtgtattatattatttaaattctatttcaattaacaaaaaaactagttttaatagtttgttaataatAACACCACTGTGTGATGAAtaagaaacattttagttgacaaaattacaaaatgtttcaaacattttatttaaaagctttaacatttataaataatatactatTGTAGTACAATTTTGTTTTAGTTGCTCATATTAATTACAAAAAGAGTGCATTAACAATGTGCCTTGAGATTGATTAGGACtgttctaatttttttttttaaatactgtaatatatatatatatatatttgtaatctttttttttttttttattacaattaattatttttgaatgaaaaaatgaataatttagtaTTCTAATTGTAAATGCACTTTATCACCAGGCAACAAGTAAATGTACAATGCATCAGTCTACTTATAATGGgatgttttgatatgtttatgCTCCGTGCAGCTGTATTTCTTTAGATTTCATTGATTTCTGAAGCTCTGTTTCTCCTCAGGTATCAGGAGAGCTGTGTGGTGGACAACATCAAGGTGTGCAGCAATGACACCGGCACTGGCCGCTTCAAGCGCATTTGCATCACAGCCCGCATTCCCAGAAACCCCACCATCGGAGACAAGTTCGCCAGCAGACACGGTCAGAAGGGAATCCTGAGCCGCCTGTGGCCCGCGGAGGACATGCCCTTCACTGAGAGTGGCATGTGCCCGGACATCCTGTTCAACCCGCACGGCTTCCCCTCCAGAATGACCATCGGGATGCTCATCGAGAGCATGGCTGGAAAATCCGCAGCCCTCCACGGCCTGTGTCATGACGCCACACCGTTCAAGTTCTCTGAGGAGAGCTCTGCGCTTGAGCATTTCGGTGAAATGCTGAAA encodes:
- the polr1b gene encoding DNA-directed RNA polymerase I subunit RPA2, yielding MDLNKWCNLKSEPSLKHLTEAGFGVPKEKQRVPVQELVKAHIESFDQAVTDGLCRVVEAIPPMEFMYKGDRIGLSFVEAIIHTPAVGKGGISRDLRVFPAECRGRRCTYRGKLVADVSWSVNGVPKGIIKQSMGNVPIMVKSKLCNLYGLSPKELIEHHEEAEEMGGYFIVNGIEKVIRLLIMPRRNYPIAVSRPKFKSRGQGYTQYAISMRCVRDEHTAINMNLHYLDNGTVMVNFIYRKELFFLPLGFALKALVDFSDYQIYQELIKGREENSFYKSCVSEMLRMVMDQGCMTKAKVLNYLGERFRVKLLLPDWFTHEQCAHFLLDECLCIHLKSDVEKFYMLCLMTRKLFSFAKQECMEENPDSLMFQEVLTPGQLYLMFLKEKMAGWLVSVKLSLDKRGHRVGGLTAESMTKLFNTSTDLTRAFEYLLATGNLQSKTGLGMLQDTGLCVVADKLNFIRYLSHFRCVHRGAAFAKMRTTSVRKLLPESWGFLCPVHTPDGEPCGLMNHLTAHCEIVAPMHPTTTLPALLCSLGVTAADGSPGQPYSDCYPVILDGAMIGWVEKEVAPSVIESLRRFKVLGERKIAPWTEIVLVPQTGKASLYPGLYLFTTPCRMVRPVRNLGLGKQELIGTFEQVYLNVGIFEEELEQGVTTHQELFPHSMLSVVAEFIPFSDHNQSPRNMYQCQMSKQTMGFPLHSYQERSDNKLYRLQTPQSPLVRPAMYDHYDIDNYPIGTNAIVAVISYTGYDMEDAMIVNKSSWERGFAHGSVYKTELIDLSEKVKGDDSIVFGVKPGDPKVMDRLDADGLPFIGSTLNYGDPYYSYINLNTGQSYVTFYKYQESCVVDNIKVCSNDTGTGRFKRICITARIPRNPTIGDKFASRHGQKGILSRLWPAEDMPFTESGMCPDILFNPHGFPSRMTIGMLIESMAGKSAALHGLCHDATPFKFSEESSALEHFGEMLKAAGYNYYGTERLYSGISGLELEADIFIGVVYYQRLRHMVSDKFQVRTTGARDKVTNQPLGGRNVQGGIRFGEMERDALLAHGTSFLLHDRLFNCSDRSVAQVCMDCGSLLSPLLEKPPPYWSNTRHRKTICLLCNKSDSIETVSVPYVFRYFVAELAAMNIKIKLDVK